In Longimicrobiales bacterium, a single window of DNA contains:
- a CDS encoding ABC transporter ATP-binding protein — translation MTIPAVMHKGFRVRLRGVTRAYADGATRHRVLTGIDLDVEPGEMVALLGPSGSGKSTLLNIIAGLDAPDDGTVEVGGQDLGRMTERGRTLLRRQEIGFVFQFFNLIPTLTALENVLLPLELTGRKDGAAARALLERVGLADRARAFPEELSGGEQQRVAIARALAHEPKLLLADEPTGNLDSATGARVLDLLTGLVSERGTAMVIATHSREVVERADRVLTLHDGAIVSSA, via the coding sequence ATGACCATACCGGCCGTAATGCATAAGGGGTTCCGCGTCCGACTGCGGGGCGTCACCCGGGCCTACGCCGACGGCGCCACGCGCCACCGGGTGCTGACGGGGATCGATCTGGATGTGGAGCCCGGCGAGATGGTGGCGCTCCTCGGCCCGAGCGGGTCCGGTAAGTCCACCCTTCTCAACATCATAGCCGGACTCGACGCACCGGATGACGGGACCGTGGAAGTCGGCGGTCAGGACCTCGGCCGTATGACGGAGCGCGGACGCACCCTGCTGCGGCGCCAGGAGATCGGCTTCGTCTTCCAGTTCTTCAACCTGATCCCGACACTCACCGCGCTGGAAAACGTGCTGCTTCCGTTGGAGCTGACCGGCCGGAAGGACGGAGCGGCCGCGCGGGCGCTCCTCGAGCGGGTGGGTCTGGCGGATCGGGCGCGTGCGTTTCCGGAGGAGCTGAGCGGCGGCGAGCAGCAACGCGTCGCGATCGCTCGCGCGCTCGCTCACGAGCCGAAGCTGCTGCTGGCGGATGAGCCGACCGGCAACCTCGACAGCGCGACGGGCGCGCGCGTGCTCGACCTGCTCACCGGCCTCGTCAGCGAGCGCGGTACCGCCATGGTGATTGCCACACACAGTCGCGAGGTGGTCGAGCGGGCGGACCGTGTGCTCACACTGCACGATGGCGCGATCGTGAGCAGCGCGTGA
- a CDS encoding glycosyltransferase, whose product MKLCAVTQSYAPTGGGVRTMLHAERDWCREQGLEHVLIVPGAEDAVTRDGPLTTYTVASPLLPGSAMYRLLYRSNRVLRILRDELPDVIEVHCAYNLPWTALWHRRRHPAVVSALYMTDLPVAYVETPLRKRAGRHVAGAARHVAERYLRALYGRCDIVVAISPVMRDRLHDMGLPQAMYVPLGVDLDTFSPARRSPDVRTRLGAGDDDLVMVYAGRLDAEKRPDIVFDAFDRLPAHLNARLVIAGEGPMRAHLEERAQADPRARVIPFVQDRAELAALLATCDIYVSAMAHETFGLSVVEAQACGLPVVGVRAGAMVDRVVDGVDGFLVDPDTPAAMADRISATPRDDWRRMGQRARTRVEAEFSWRRTFQTLLQIYRSR is encoded by the coding sequence GTGAAACTCTGCGCCGTCACACAGTCGTACGCGCCGACGGGCGGCGGCGTGCGGACAATGCTGCATGCGGAGCGCGACTGGTGCCGCGAGCAGGGGCTCGAGCACGTGCTGATCGTGCCCGGCGCGGAAGACGCCGTGACGCGTGACGGTCCGCTAACCACCTACACCGTCGCGTCACCGCTGCTGCCGGGTTCCGCGATGTACCGCCTGCTGTACCGCTCGAACCGCGTGCTGCGCATTCTGCGCGATGAGCTGCCGGACGTCATCGAGGTGCACTGCGCGTACAACCTCCCGTGGACGGCGCTGTGGCACCGGCGCAGGCATCCGGCAGTGGTCAGTGCACTGTACATGACGGATCTGCCGGTGGCCTACGTCGAGACGCCGCTGCGCAAACGTGCAGGGCGCCACGTCGCCGGCGCGGCCCGGCACGTCGCCGAGCGCTATCTGCGCGCGCTGTACGGGCGGTGCGATATCGTCGTCGCCATCTCGCCCGTCATGCGCGACCGGCTGCACGACATGGGTCTGCCACAGGCGATGTACGTGCCGCTCGGAGTGGACCTCGACACCTTCTCGCCGGCACGCCGCTCGCCGGACGTGCGCACGCGACTCGGCGCGGGCGATGACGATCTCGTGATGGTCTATGCCGGCCGGCTCGACGCGGAGAAGCGTCCCGACATCGTCTTCGACGCGTTCGATCGGCTGCCCGCACATCTCAATGCGCGCCTGGTGATCGCGGGAGAAGGCCCCATGCGCGCACATCTGGAGGAGCGCGCGCAGGCCGATCCGCGTGCCCGCGTGATACCGTTCGTACAGGACAGGGCCGAGCTGGCCGCGCTCCTCGCGACCTGCGACATCTATGTGTCCGCCATGGCGCACGAGACATTCGGACTGTCCGTCGTCGAGGCACAGGCGTGCGGCCTGCCCGTTGTCGGCGTACGGGCGGGCGCAATGGTCGACCGCGTTGTGGACGGCGTGGATGGCTTCCTCGTCGACCCGGACACGCCCGCGGCCATGGCGGACCGCATCAGCGCAACGCCGCGTGACGACTGGCGCCGCATGGGGCAGCGCGCGCGCACGCGCGTCGAAGCGGAATTCTCCTGGAGGCGCACGTTCCAGACACTGCTGCAGATCTACCGCTCACGCTGA
- a CDS encoding lysylphosphatidylglycerol synthase transmembrane domain-containing protein — protein sequence MLVLPLGVLGNIAYTWLGTDRALLQSLDALPRTYLLAALALTLVPWVTGSLRLLVWSRFLGHRVPAIELLRMTLVVDLGSAVSPTAIGGEAFRWGMLVRHGVKPGQAATLALMPKFEDAVFFALALPIAVVWTAAWRLPVVASSTRLLSENVLTVLGIAILVTAIAWLLGRGALRGHAGTRVRTLSLRIWGRTRRRLRRVLDDAHAALTLIMDRGKARFALTLTLTALHWIARYSVITALALFLGVPFDPVLFWLLQWVVFTMMSFVPTPGAAGGAEVAFTAVYATLLPSGFIGLATAAWRLFTFYVPVGLAAILFPLLGRSSARGVSPSQQAP from the coding sequence TTGCTCGTCCTGCCACTGGGTGTGCTCGGTAACATCGCCTACACCTGGCTCGGCACCGATCGCGCACTGCTCCAGTCGCTCGACGCGCTGCCACGTACGTATCTGCTCGCCGCGCTCGCACTCACGCTCGTACCCTGGGTCACCGGGTCCCTGCGCCTGCTCGTCTGGTCCCGATTCCTCGGACACCGCGTCCCCGCGATAGAGCTGCTCCGCATGACGCTCGTCGTCGACCTCGGATCCGCCGTTTCACCGACCGCCATCGGCGGGGAGGCGTTCCGCTGGGGAATGCTCGTGCGCCACGGCGTCAAACCCGGACAGGCCGCTACGCTCGCACTCATGCCGAAATTCGAGGACGCGGTGTTCTTCGCGCTCGCGCTCCCTATCGCCGTCGTCTGGACCGCCGCCTGGCGGCTGCCCGTCGTCGCCAGCAGCACACGACTGCTCAGCGAGAACGTCCTGACCGTGCTCGGTATCGCCATCCTCGTTACGGCCATTGCGTGGCTCCTCGGCCGCGGCGCACTCCGCGGCCACGCGGGTACCCGCGTTCGAACCCTGAGCCTTCGCATCTGGGGACGCACACGCAGACGGCTCCGCCGAGTGCTCGACGACGCGCACGCTGCGCTCACCCTCATCATGGATCGCGGCAAGGCCCGCTTCGCACTCACCCTGACGCTCACCGCGCTGCACTGGATCGCTCGCTACTCCGTCATCACGGCCCTCGCGCTCTTCCTCGGTGTGCCGTTCGATCCCGTGCTGTTCTGGCTGCTCCAGTGGGTCGTCTTCACCATGATGTCCTTCGTCCCCACGCCCGGCGCCGCCGGCGGCGCCGAGGTCGCGTTCACCGCCGTCTATGCCACCCTCCTCCCCTCCGGATTCATTGGCCTCGCCACAGCCGCCTGGCGCCTGTTCACGTTCTATGTGCCCGTCGGTCTGGCGGCCATCCTGTTCCCGCTCCTGGGCCGCTCGTCCGCTCGGGGTGTAAGTCCTTCGCAGCAGGCACCTTAG
- a CDS encoding TonB-dependent receptor encodes MIQVPKMKGLGSFVLLSLFVLLGSSELAAQNTTGVIRGRVVTDAGEPVGGAQLRLENPQTGAQRSTVTLENGTYALVGVQPATYELTVEMIGYGSQSRQVRVLIGQSLTIDLVLSTQAVRLEGITAVGTRTVETRTSEVATNVTEEQMRSLPQPDRNFLNFAGLAPGITVSQNETNKQITAAGLPATKINVFIDGASFKNDILEGGVHGQDASRGNPFPQIAVQEFRVITQNFKAEYQRAASAIVTATTKSGTNDFQLNGFILGQNKDLVGENPGLERRCEEEDFCVPKPDYERFQMGISAGGPIIRDRLHYFAAYENNIQNRASTVTLGRPEFADTVVPSTGQRLGLYEGTFDQPFRSHLGVAKLSYQPADNQTLSLSWNGRFESDKRGFGGTTSFESAEDVKIGYNVLNLQHGLSSGPWFNQAQISAQRSTWNPTVIGESGTVGREYMGVILTGAKSSEQRFVQDRLALRNDLTRHGVTWMGDHVIKGGVNLDFLNYEVEKWQDGNPTFFYDVNASLSAPAFARWGSGDPGMEESNVQFGAYIQDDWDVTDRLQLNLGVRWDAETNMFNNKWVTPDSVRTALGPILEATGRDPEDYFTRGTEDRPMYLGAFQPRVGFSYDLLGTGQTIVHGGFGVYYDREIWNHLIDERFRLNWIIRYFDFTTDPNNTGRILWDPSYESIAGLQGLVDNAGTGVNPGITSEIWLLKNDSEPPKSNQFNFGLRQTVSNVVLGAAYRGVRTSNITSWYCARAHSVHGFCEGTQELGSRYKVLLSTDEGESTYDAMDLTAEKVFTEASRWGFSLAYTFAQGKRKGWDFFSFDFLDDPSQWPEVNSPIEKHRIVASGIVGLPYDFRLSTLAQWGSGVPFSRKDELNEWGPRRAVIDWYSQDPDDFRQVDLRLQKSFNLPGQGQIGLIAEAINVFDHANYRTYRDLYRVYNPDDPANGRLIENFGTPDLGSADPGRRFQLGLDFRY; translated from the coding sequence ATGATCCAGGTACCGAAAATGAAGGGGCTGGGATCGTTCGTACTGCTGTCGCTGTTCGTGCTGCTGGGCTCGAGCGAGCTGGCGGCGCAGAACACGACGGGAGTGATCCGCGGCCGGGTGGTGACCGATGCGGGTGAGCCGGTGGGCGGTGCGCAGCTGCGCCTCGAGAACCCGCAGACGGGCGCTCAGCGCAGCACGGTGACGCTGGAGAACGGCACGTACGCGCTCGTGGGTGTGCAGCCGGCGACGTACGAGCTGACGGTCGAGATGATCGGGTACGGATCGCAGTCGCGGCAGGTGCGCGTGCTCATTGGCCAGTCGCTCACGATCGATCTCGTACTGTCCACGCAGGCGGTGCGACTGGAAGGCATCACGGCCGTAGGCACGCGGACGGTCGAGACGCGCACGTCGGAGGTGGCGACGAATGTGACGGAGGAGCAGATGCGCTCGCTGCCGCAGCCGGACCGTAACTTCCTGAACTTCGCAGGTCTCGCGCCGGGCATCACGGTCAGCCAGAACGAGACGAACAAGCAGATCACGGCCGCGGGCCTGCCCGCGACGAAGATCAACGTGTTCATCGATGGTGCCAGCTTCAAGAACGACATTCTCGAAGGCGGCGTGCACGGCCAGGATGCGAGCCGGGGCAACCCGTTCCCGCAGATCGCGGTGCAGGAGTTCCGCGTCATCACGCAGAACTTCAAGGCGGAGTACCAGCGCGCGGCCAGCGCGATCGTGACCGCAACGACGAAGAGCGGCACGAACGATTTCCAGCTCAACGGCTTCATACTGGGTCAGAACAAGGATCTGGTCGGCGAGAACCCGGGCCTGGAGCGGCGCTGCGAGGAAGAGGACTTTTGCGTGCCGAAGCCGGACTACGAGCGCTTTCAGATGGGCATCAGCGCGGGCGGGCCGATCATCCGCGACCGGCTCCACTACTTCGCGGCCTACGAGAACAACATTCAGAACCGCGCATCGACCGTGACACTCGGTCGACCGGAGTTCGCGGACACCGTCGTACCTTCCACCGGCCAGCGTCTCGGCCTCTACGAGGGGACGTTCGACCAGCCGTTCCGTTCGCATCTGGGCGTTGCGAAGCTGTCATATCAGCCGGCCGACAATCAGACGCTCAGCCTCAGCTGGAACGGTCGGTTCGAAAGCGACAAGCGCGGCTTCGGCGGTACGACATCGTTCGAGTCGGCTGAGGATGTGAAGATCGGCTACAACGTGCTCAACCTGCAGCACGGACTGTCGTCAGGGCCGTGGTTCAATCAGGCGCAGATCAGCGCGCAGCGCTCGACGTGGAATCCGACAGTAATCGGCGAGTCCGGCACGGTGGGCCGCGAGTACATGGGCGTGATTCTGACTGGAGCGAAGAGCTCCGAGCAGCGGTTCGTGCAGGATCGTCTCGCGCTGCGTAACGACCTGACGCGCCACGGTGTCACGTGGATGGGCGACCATGTGATCAAGGGCGGCGTGAACCTCGACTTCCTCAACTACGAGGTCGAGAAGTGGCAGGATGGCAATCCGACGTTCTTCTATGATGTGAATGCGAGCCTGTCGGCGCCGGCGTTTGCGCGCTGGGGCTCGGGCGATCCCGGCATGGAGGAGAGCAACGTGCAGTTCGGCGCGTACATCCAGGATGACTGGGACGTTACGGACCGGCTCCAGCTCAACCTCGGCGTGCGCTGGGATGCCGAAACGAACATGTTCAACAACAAGTGGGTGACGCCTGACAGTGTGCGCACCGCACTCGGGCCGATCCTGGAGGCGACCGGCCGCGATCCCGAAGACTATTTCACGAGAGGCACCGAAGACCGGCCGATGTATCTGGGTGCATTCCAGCCCCGCGTCGGCTTCTCCTATGACCTGCTCGGCACCGGGCAGACGATCGTGCACGGCGGCTTCGGCGTGTACTACGACCGGGAGATCTGGAATCACCTCATCGACGAGCGTTTCCGCCTCAACTGGATCATCCGGTACTTCGACTTCACGACGGATCCGAACAACACGGGCCGGATCCTGTGGGACCCGTCGTACGAGAGCATCGCGGGTCTCCAGGGCCTCGTGGACAACGCGGGCACGGGCGTGAACCCGGGTATCACGAGCGAGATCTGGCTGCTCAAGAACGACAGCGAGCCGCCGAAGTCGAATCAGTTCAACTTCGGCCTGCGCCAGACCGTCTCGAACGTGGTCCTGGGCGCCGCATACCGCGGCGTGCGGACGAGCAACATCACGAGCTGGTACTGTGCGCGCGCTCACAGCGTGCACGGCTTCTGCGAAGGCACGCAGGAGCTCGGCTCGCGCTACAAGGTGCTGCTGTCGACGGACGAGGGTGAGAGCACGTACGACGCGATGGACCTCACGGCGGAGAAGGTGTTCACCGAAGCATCGCGCTGGGGCTTCAGCCTGGCCTACACGTTCGCGCAGGGCAAACGCAAGGGCTGGGACTTCTTCTCGTTCGACTTCCTCGACGATCCGTCGCAGTGGCCGGAGGTGAACTCGCCGATCGAGAAGCATCGCATCGTTGCGAGCGGCATCGTCGGATTGCCGTACGACTTCCGCCTGAGCACGCTCGCACAGTGGGGCTCGGGAGTGCCGTTCAGCAGAAAGGACGAGCTGAACGAGTGGGGTCCGCGCCGCGCCGTCATCGACTGGTACTCGCAGGATCCTGATGATTTCAGGCAGGTCGACCTGCGTCTCCAGAAGAGCTTCAACCTGCCGGGCCAGGGGCAGATCGGGCTGATTGCGGAAGCGATCAACGTGTTCGATCATGCGAACTACCGGACGTATCGCGACCTGTACCGGGTCTACAATCCGGACGATCCTGCGAACGGCAGACTGATCGAGAACTTCGGGACGCCGGACCTCGGCTCGGCCGATCCGGGACGACGGTTCCAGCTCGGCCTGGATTTCCGGTACTAG
- a CDS encoding LacI family DNA-binding transcriptional regulator translates to MSATIRDVAREAGVSVATVSRVFNNSGPVREDTRRRIDDVARRLRYIPNSAARTLSTRRTQTVGVVLPDLYGEFFSEVIRGIDQVVQESGWHLLVSSSHNEKAEIEAALRAMRGRVDGLIVMSPDLDATTLSRNLPESLPVVLLNCESDDRTCDSLNIDNRGGAYAVTEHLLKLGHRRIGLITGPMRNHDARERLRGAHEALRAAGVEPTAELEVGGDFSESSGHAAASRLLELAEPVTALFAANDSMAIGALSALGEAGVRVPEQMAVVGFDDIPIARYVTPPLTTVRVSMPELGGRATRRLFEMMSSRGQVTRRQELLPTELTVRRSCGAAQRV, encoded by the coding sequence GTGTCGGCGACGATCAGGGATGTGGCGCGTGAGGCCGGTGTGTCGGTCGCGACGGTATCGCGCGTGTTCAACAACAGCGGGCCGGTGCGCGAGGACACGCGGCGCCGGATCGATGATGTGGCGAGGCGGCTGCGCTACATCCCGAACAGCGCGGCGCGGACGCTGAGCACGCGACGCACGCAGACGGTGGGCGTGGTGCTGCCGGACCTGTATGGCGAGTTCTTCTCGGAAGTGATTCGCGGTATTGACCAGGTCGTGCAGGAGTCGGGCTGGCACCTGCTGGTATCGAGCTCGCACAACGAAAAGGCGGAGATCGAAGCGGCGCTGCGCGCAATGCGCGGCCGTGTCGACGGTCTGATCGTGATGTCCCCGGACCTCGATGCCACCACGCTGTCACGCAATCTCCCGGAATCCCTGCCGGTCGTGCTCCTCAACTGTGAGAGTGACGATCGGACCTGTGACTCCCTGAACATCGACAATCGCGGCGGTGCCTACGCCGTCACGGAGCATCTGCTGAAGCTGGGTCATCGCCGGATCGGGCTCATCACGGGCCCGATGCGGAACCATGATGCGCGCGAGCGACTGCGGGGTGCGCACGAGGCGCTGCGTGCGGCGGGTGTGGAGCCGACTGCCGAGCTGGAAGTCGGGGGTGACTTCTCCGAGTCGTCGGGACATGCCGCGGCGTCGCGGCTGCTGGAGCTGGCCGAGCCGGTGACGGCGCTGTTCGCGGCAAATGACTCGATGGCGATTGGCGCGTTGAGCGCGCTCGGAGAGGCGGGTGTGCGGGTGCCGGAGCAGATGGCGGTAGTGGGATTCGATGACATCCCGATCGCGCGGTACGTGACGCCGCCGCTCACGACGGTGCGGGTGTCAATGCCGGAGCTGGGCGGACGTGCGACGCGCCGGCTCTTCGAAATGATGTCATCGCGGGGCCAGGTGACGCGCCGGCAGGAGCTGCTGCCGACGGAGCTGACGGTCAGGAGGTCGTGTGGTGCCGCGCAGCGCGTGTGA
- a CDS encoding erythromycin esterase family protein: protein MSEPLADRLRRIARPLADDSDLDPLLERIGDAHVVMLGEASHGTSEYYIWRDRITRRLISEKGFDFIAVEGDWPDCYTVNRFVKGYDGAASDAREVLHAFSRWPTWMWANEEIVALATWLQRHNANRPPARQVGFYGLDVYSLWDSMHAVLDYLDRIDPEAARTARTAYGCFDPYRDDAQEYAMATAVVPTSCEDETIAILRELRRKAPQYAEDGREAYFNAEQNALVARNAELYYRTMVRGGSKSWNVRDTHMAETLERLLAFHGTDAKAVVWEHNTHIGDARATDMAAAGMTNIGQIARETWGPGSVVLVGFGGYEGSVIAGSGWGEPMERMRVPPAREGSWESLLHEAVGDDLLMLTADLEGAADFDGPRDHRAIGVVYHPSRERYGNYVPTVMPARYDAFIHLERTTALRPLHMRARLDGEAPETYPTGQ, encoded by the coding sequence GTGTCCGAGCCTCTCGCAGACCGACTTCGCCGGATTGCGCGGCCGCTCGCTGACGACAGCGATCTCGACCCGCTGCTCGAGCGGATCGGCGACGCGCACGTCGTGATGCTCGGCGAAGCGTCGCACGGCACGTCCGAGTATTACATCTGGCGCGATCGGATCACGCGGCGCCTCATCAGCGAGAAGGGCTTCGACTTCATTGCGGTCGAAGGGGACTGGCCTGACTGCTACACCGTGAACCGCTTCGTGAAGGGCTACGACGGTGCGGCATCCGATGCCCGGGAGGTGCTGCACGCGTTCTCGCGCTGGCCGACCTGGATGTGGGCGAACGAGGAGATCGTCGCGCTTGCAACCTGGTTGCAGCGCCATAACGCGAACCGGCCGCCGGCCCGCCAGGTCGGATTCTATGGCCTCGATGTCTACTCGCTGTGGGACAGCATGCATGCCGTGCTCGACTACCTCGACCGCATCGATCCAGAGGCCGCCCGCACCGCGCGGACTGCATACGGCTGCTTCGATCCGTACCGCGACGACGCGCAGGAGTATGCGATGGCGACGGCGGTGGTGCCGACGTCATGCGAGGACGAGACGATCGCGATCCTGCGGGAGCTGCGCCGCAAGGCGCCGCAGTATGCGGAGGACGGCAGGGAAGCATACTTCAATGCCGAGCAGAACGCGCTCGTCGCGCGCAATGCGGAGCTGTACTACCGAACGATGGTGCGGGGCGGGTCGAAGTCATGGAACGTCCGGGACACGCACATGGCGGAGACCCTGGAGCGTCTGCTCGCGTTTCACGGCACGGACGCAAAGGCGGTGGTGTGGGAGCACAACACCCACATCGGCGACGCGCGGGCGACCGACATGGCGGCCGCGGGAATGACGAACATCGGCCAGATCGCGCGTGAGACGTGGGGCCCCGGCAGTGTCGTGCTCGTCGGCTTCGGCGGCTACGAGGGGAGCGTGATCGCGGGTAGCGGGTGGGGCGAGCCGATGGAGCGCATGCGGGTACCGCCCGCGCGCGAAGGCAGCTGGGAATCGCTCCTGCATGAAGCGGTCGGCGACGATCTGCTGATGCTGACGGCCGACCTGGAGGGTGCCGCGGACTTCGATGGGCCGCGGGACCATCGCGCCATCGGCGTCGTGTATCACCCGTCGCGCGAGCGGTACGGCAATTATGTGCCTACCGTGATGCCCGCCCGGTATGACGCCTTCATCCACCTGGAGCGGACCACGGCGCTGCGTCCGCTGCACATGCGGGCGCGGCTCGACGGCGAGGCGCCGGAGACGTATCCGACCGGCCAGTGA
- a CDS encoding glycosyltransferase family 1 protein: protein MRIAFFTESLLPLVDGVSHTLGHLFAALEEEGIDFRVYAPFVPPPEIPWQHRTRKVRSFTFPLYRDYRVSLPGGRRIAAELDAWEPDIVHVVSPTPMAIWAQAYARARGIPVVATFHTHFVAYFPYYRVGRLERMGWGILRWFYCRCTATFAPSTSIIEELNEHGITNVRLWSRGVDSRRFAPEWRDAALRARLGADARTPLVLLVSRLVKEKDMADFVAMDRELRARNVPYRLALVGDGPMRKRLEHDLPHAHFAGHQSGPDLSRWYASADIFVFPSTTETFANVVQESMASGVPAVVSDRGGPQSVIENERSGLVARANDPVDFADKVERLVADHELRTAMGRAARQRALERSWAAVNSVLLCEYGRIAGSRPEPVRRWA, encoded by the coding sequence ATGAGAATCGCGTTCTTTACCGAGAGTCTGCTGCCGCTCGTCGACGGCGTGTCGCATACGCTCGGTCATCTGTTCGCGGCCCTGGAAGAGGAGGGAATCGATTTCCGCGTATACGCGCCGTTCGTCCCTCCCCCGGAGATTCCCTGGCAACACCGCACGCGCAAGGTGCGCTCGTTCACCTTCCCGCTCTACCGCGACTACCGCGTGAGTCTGCCGGGCGGCCGCCGCATCGCGGCCGAGCTGGATGCGTGGGAGCCGGACATCGTGCACGTCGTCAGTCCCACGCCCATGGCCATCTGGGCACAGGCCTATGCACGGGCTCGGGGGATACCCGTGGTGGCGACGTTCCATACCCACTTCGTCGCGTACTTCCCGTATTACCGCGTAGGCCGCCTCGAGCGCATGGGCTGGGGCATCCTGCGCTGGTTCTACTGCCGCTGCACGGCCACGTTCGCGCCGTCGACGAGCATCATCGAGGAGCTGAACGAGCACGGCATCACGAACGTGCGGCTCTGGTCGCGCGGAGTGGACTCGCGCCGGTTCGCGCCCGAATGGCGCGATGCAGCGCTGCGTGCGCGCCTGGGTGCGGATGCACGCACGCCGCTCGTGCTGCTCGTGAGCCGGCTCGTGAAGGAAAAGGACATGGCCGACTTCGTTGCCATGGATCGCGAGCTGCGCGCGCGCAACGTTCCGTATCGTCTGGCCCTCGTCGGCGATGGACCGATGCGAAAGCGGCTCGAGCACGATCTGCCGCACGCGCATTTTGCCGGACATCAGTCCGGTCCCGATCTCTCCCGCTGGTATGCCTCCGCCGACATCTTCGTGTTCCCCTCGACGACAGAAACGTTCGCCAACGTGGTGCAGGAGTCGATGGCGTCGGGTGTGCCTGCCGTCGTGTCGGATCGGGGCGGACCGCAGAGTGTGATCGAGAACGAGCGCAGCGGGCTGGTCGCGCGCGCCAACGACCCCGTGGACTTCGCCGACAAGGTGGAGCGCCTCGTCGCCGATCACGAGCTGCGCACGGCGATGGGCCGTGCGGCGCGGCAGCGCGCCCTGGAGCGGAGCTGGGCAGCCGTCAACTCCGTTCTCCTGTGCGAATACGGCAGGATCGCGGGCAGCCGGCCCGAACCCGTCAGACGCTGGGCGTGA